The Coriobacteriia bacterium genome contains the following window.
GATCATGCCGGCACCTCCTCGGCGGCGTCAGCAGGGCGGGCCGGCGCGCCCGCCCCCATCCCCGCGGCGCGCTCCAGCGCCCGGTGCAGCGCACGGGCCTTGTGGAGGCACTCGTCGTACTCGCGCTCGGGATCGGAGTCGGCGACGATGCCCGCGCCGGACTGCAGGTACGCGACGCCGCCCGCGATCATGACGGTACGGATCGTGATGCACATGTCCATCGCGCCGTCGAAGCCGACGTATCCCACGGTCCCGGCGTAGGGTCCGCGGGCCGCGGGCTCCAGGTCCCGCACGATCTCCATCGCACGGATCTTCGGCGCTCCCGAGACCGTGCCGGCCGGGAACGTCGCGCGCAGGGCGTCGAACGCGTCCCGACCGGGAGCGAGCCGGCCGGTCACGTTGCTCACGATGTGCATCACGTGGCTGTAGCGCTCCACCTCCATCAGCTCGTCGACCTTCACGGTCCCCGGTTCGCACACGCGCCCCAGGTCGTTCCTCCCGAGGTCGACGAGCATGACGTGCTCGGCGCGCTCCTTCTCGTCGGCGAGGAGGTCGGCGCGCAACCGCCCGTCCTCGGCGGCATCGGCGCCCCGCGGACGCGTGCCGGCGAGCGGCCGCGTGAGCACGACGCCGTCCTCCACCCGCACCAGCGGCTCCGGCGAGGAGCCCACGAGCGTCACGTGGGGGGTGCGCACGTAGAACATGTAGGGGCTCGGGTTCACCGCGCGAAGCACACGGTAGAGGTCGAGCCCGTCGCCGGGGTAGGCCGCCGAGAACCGCTGCGACAGCACGACCTGGAACGCGTCGCCGGCGGCGATGTGCTCCTTGGCCCGCTCCAC
Protein-coding sequences here:
- the trpE gene encoding anthranilate synthase component I, whose product is MIVPRRQEFERLAADHDVVPVAREVYADLATPISAFLALADGAEHAFLLESVVGGERLGRYSFLGLGEGRVVTARSGEVTVENGERAVRGAADPLTVVAEELAAGRVARVPGLPPFVGGAVGYVGYEVASGFERVPRHPVDELGVPDLVMMLAETVVAFDHARRVMLVIAAARPGEDAGAAYDEALARIDAALARLRQGPAGARLGEVGATAPVPLAEHTAREAFLGQVERAKEHIAAGDAFQVVLSQRFSAAYPGDGLDLYRVLRAVNPSPYMFYVRTPHVTLVGSSPEPLVRVEDGVVLTRPLAGTRPRGADAAEDGRLRADLLADEKERAEHVMLVDLGRNDLGRVCEPGTVKVDELMEVERYSHVMHIVSNVTGRLAPGRDAFDALRATFPAGTVSGAPKIRAMEIVRDLEPAARGPYAGTVGYVGFDGAMDMCITIRTVMIAGGVAYLQSGAGIVADSDPEREYDECLHKARALHRALERAAGMGAGAPARPADAAEEVPA